The Pseudomonas sp. KU26590 genomic sequence GCCTCGGGCGCAAGGCAATGTAAATGTAGGGGCGCGCTTGCCCGCGATGGCGGTGGGTCAGTCAAAGCATCCAGCGGCTGACACGCCACGATCGCGGGCAAGCGCGCTCTTACAGGTGTGCGTCAGGCGGCGTTATTCGTCGCCCTCATCAATCAGTTTGCGCAGCAGAAACAACACGGCCACACGTTCGGCGGGGTTGAGTTTGCTCAGGGTCAGCTCACTGATCTGCGCGGCGCGGGGCACGGTTTCCTGCACCCGTTGCAGGCCGCTGTCGGTCAGGCTGCAGATGACTTTGCGGCGATCCTGCGGGTCCGGGTCAAGGCTGATCAGGTCCCGGGCTTTCAGGCGATCGACGATGCCGCGAATGGTGGCCTGATCCACGGCCGTCGCCTTGACCAGTTCGGTTTGAGAACTGGGGCCGTGATCGCGCAGCGCGCACAACGTCACGAACTGCACCGCCGTGAGCTGCGAATCGCCCACATTTTGCTGGAAGATCGCCAAGTGACGCTGATAGGCCTTGCGCAGCAGATGGCCGACCTGCTCGGAGAACGTGTAGGACGAATCGTTATTGGAAGGGTTGTCAGTGGACACGGATGGCTCGTTCGGCAGGATCTGGAAGTGGTGGCTACAGTAACGTTTGCGGGGGTTGAGGGGAATCTTCTGCTACTAAAGCCCCATCGGGAGACGCAACTGGCTGGATCATCCGATTCCAATGTAGGAGCGCGCTTGCCCGCGATCGCGGTGGGTCTGTGACGTAAATGTCGTCTGACACACCTCTCGCGGGCAAGCGCGCTCCTACAGGTCTGCGGTGGGATGAAATTTGCCTCAGGCCTTTGAAGCCTCTGGCGCCACCACTTCGCCGGCCAGCACCACGGCCTGGTCGTCCAGATAAATGTCACAACGGCGCAGCGGGATATCCAGGTGGCACGGGGTTTTGCGGGTGCCGCCGACTTCGGTATTCGGCCCTGTAGAAAACAGGAAATTGCCGTAGAACGCCCGGGCGTCCATGCACATGCCGTCGTTCTTGTCGTGCAGGCCCATGGCCGTCCACTGCGCGCGGGGTTGCAGGCCCCAGCCGATGTGGGAAATGCCGTAGACCTCCGGGTCGTTGAAGTACTTCAGGTATTCGCGCAGGTACTCGGCTTCGAATCCGCCATGAATCCCGGTGATAAAACCCTTGTCGATTTCCAGGGTGATCTGCTCGCGGGAATAGGTTTTGAACGGCAGCACGATGTCGCCGACATCAATGACCAGGGTGCCCTCGGCGGTCTCTTCGTTGGGCCAGGAGAACAGAAAACCG encodes the following:
- a CDS encoding MarR family winged helix-turn-helix transcriptional regulator is translated as MSTDNPSNNDSSYTFSEQVGHLLRKAYQRHLAIFQQNVGDSQLTAVQFVTLCALRDHGPSSQTELVKATAVDQATIRGIVDRLKARDLISLDPDPQDRRKVICSLTDSGLQRVQETVPRAAQISELTLSKLNPAERVAVLFLLRKLIDEGDE